In a genomic window of Methanogenium sp. S4BF:
- a CDS encoding alpha/beta hydrolase, whose protein sequence is MHTGGRIHHSKEKRFERSAAQRGYRIITTDRLEMGESTYQEGRRLPDYQADIAAIAEHPGIERFGVTGWSGGGTHTTVSGYGIPQRLIFNMTFAGYTNFTGMPGASNYPKSKMDQTSVALKDPSLPLPALL, encoded by the coding sequence ATGCACACAGGGGGCAGGATTCACCACTCGAAGGAAAAACGGTTTGAGAGGAGTGCAGCACAACGGGGATACCGCATAATCACCACCGATCGGCTGGAAATGGGGGAATCAACATATCAGGAAGGACGCCGCCTGCCTGACTATCAGGCTGATATCGCCGCAATCGCAGAACACCCCGGTATTGAGAGATTCGGGGTTACCGGCTGGTCCGGCGGCGGCACCCATACGACGGTCAGCGGATATGGCATCCCACAGCGCCTCATCTTTAATATGACCTTTGCCGGGTACACGAATTTCACCGGGATGCCTGGTGCCAGCAATTACCCGAAGTCCAAAATGGACCAGACATCAGTAGCCCTCAAAGACCCATCCCTGCCTCTTCCGGCTCTTCTTTGA
- the dnaJ gene encoding molecular chaperone DnaJ — protein sequence MDKKDYYETLGVSRDASPDEIKKSFRQLARKYHPDLNKGSKEAEAKFKEINEAYQVLSDPQKKAEYDQVGSAAFTPGDFAGYQTPSYDDLFRDFGLGDIFDVFSGRTGRTGRPQSRAGADLRYDIEISLNDAFYGIKNTVEVPHDYECTTCHGTGGQPGFMRDCPTCKGTGEIRRVQQSGQQQVMTIAPCPDCGGRGKIIGKACETCHGSGTIRKTRRIEVSIPRGVRDGQFLRIAGEGEPGMRQGPPGDLYAVVHVRPHPSFERHGADLQSTTAIGLRTALLGGEITVQTLTGTARLTIPPGTQSHTTFRLRGQGMPFLGSDRRGDLLVKVFVNIPKNLTQKQREQVSAVFSGLT from the coding sequence ATGGATAAAAAGGATTACTATGAAACGCTGGGAGTCAGCCGGGATGCGTCACCGGATGAAATAAAAAAATCGTTCCGCCAGCTTGCACGAAAATATCACCCGGACCTCAACAAAGGCAGTAAAGAGGCAGAAGCAAAGTTCAAGGAGATCAACGAAGCCTACCAGGTGCTCTCAGACCCGCAGAAAAAAGCCGAGTATGATCAGGTGGGGTCTGCAGCATTTACCCCCGGCGACTTTGCCGGGTATCAGACGCCGAGTTATGATGATCTCTTCCGCGACTTTGGCCTGGGTGACATCTTTGACGTCTTCTCCGGGCGGACGGGACGAACCGGAAGGCCGCAGAGCAGAGCAGGGGCGGATCTCAGGTATGATATCGAGATCTCCCTGAATGACGCATTCTACGGAATAAAAAACACGGTTGAAGTTCCGCATGATTACGAGTGCACGACCTGCCACGGCACCGGCGGACAACCCGGATTTATGCGGGACTGCCCCACCTGCAAGGGAACCGGCGAAATCCGCCGGGTGCAGCAGAGCGGTCAGCAGCAGGTCATGACCATCGCCCCGTGCCCGGACTGCGGCGGACGGGGAAAGATAATCGGAAAAGCCTGTGAAACCTGCCACGGAAGCGGGACGATACGGAAAACCAGACGGATTGAGGTCTCCATTCCCCGGGGAGTGAGAGACGGCCAGTTCCTGCGGATTGCAGGCGAAGGAGAACCCGGCATGCGACAGGGTCCCCCCGGCGACCTGTATGCCGTTGTCCATGTCAGGCCCCACCCGTCATTTGAACGGCACGGTGCAGACCTCCAGAGTACGACCGCCATCGGCCTGCGCACCGCCCTGCTGGGGGGCGAGATTACCGTACAGACCCTCACAGGAACGGCACGCCTCACGATTCCGCCGGGCACCCAGAGCCATACCACCTTCCGGCTCCGGGGGCAGGGAATGCCATTTTTAGGGTCGGACAGACGGGGTGACCTGCTGGTAAAGGTTTTTGTAAATATTCCGAAGAACCTGACTCAGAAACAGAGAGAGCAGGTGAGTGCAGTCTTTTCCGGTCTTACTTAA
- a CDS encoding SagB/ThcOx family dehydrogenase, producing MKKTGQEFLKKTQYPYLEPSGQMMGLPQPPVELPCPGNGEAIRLPAPASLTVPHIDLRDAILHRESRRTYRKEPITPEELSFLLWCSQGVKREVTGEYTFRTVPSAGARHAFETYVLVNNVEGVSPGLYRYLAIEHLLAEISAEPGIADNIFHACLYQQFAKKNAVTIIWTAVPYRMTWRYSERGYRYLFLDAGHACQNLYLGAEAVGCGVCAIGAFDDEAMNQLLGLDGESQFVIYIATVGKITTRIH from the coding sequence ATGAAGAAAACAGGTCAGGAATTTCTGAAGAAGACACAATACCCGTATCTTGAGCCATCAGGCCAGATGATGGGCCTCCCCCAGCCGCCGGTGGAGCTCCCCTGCCCCGGAAACGGAGAGGCAATCCGACTGCCTGCTCCCGCTTCACTCACGGTGCCGCATATCGATCTCCGGGATGCCATCCTCCACCGGGAAAGCAGACGGACATACCGGAAGGAGCCGATCACGCCTGAAGAGCTCTCTTTTCTGCTCTGGTGCTCACAGGGGGTGAAACGGGAGGTCACGGGAGAGTATACGTTCCGGACGGTGCCGTCCGCCGGTGCCCGGCATGCATTCGAGACGTATGTGCTCGTCAATAATGTGGAGGGCGTGTCACCGGGCCTGTACCGCTACCTCGCCATCGAGCACCTGCTTGCAGAAATCAGCGCTGAACCGGGCATCGCCGACAACATATTCCATGCATGCCTCTATCAGCAGTTTGCAAAGAAGAATGCGGTCACCATCATCTGGACGGCGGTGCCCTATAGGATGACATGGCGCTACAGTGAACGGGGATACCGGTATCTCTTTCTCGACGCGGGCCATGCCTGCCAGAACCTCTATCTCGGTGCCGAGGCCGTCGGATGCGGCGTCTGTGCCATCGGGGCATTTGATGATGAAGCGATGAACCAGCTCCTCGGCCTTGACGGGGAATCCCAGTTTGTCATCTATATTGCAACCGTGGGCAAAATTACCACCAGAATACACTGA
- the dnaK gene encoding molecular chaperone DnaK — MGKEKIIGIDLGTSNSEAAVMLGGKPTIIPSAEGATVAGKMFPSYIAFTADDQLLVGEPARRQAVSNPEGTVTAAKRQIGTSHIYHIHNKDYTPQQISGFLLKKIKRDAEAFLGETVTKAVITVPAYFNDNQRTATKDAGKIAGLDVVRLVNEPTAASMAYGLDRGGEYKILVFDLGGGTLDVTIMEFGGGTFTVLATSGDTHLGGTDMDNAVYEWIASEFKRLEGVDIRNDKMAINRVKEAAEKAKIELSTVLETEINLPYVSATQEGPKHLSMKLSRSKLEQLIEPTIKRCIHPFEQALKDAKLTKDDIQKVILVGGPTRMPVVQKFIEDHIGRKAERGIDPMECVAIGAAIQGAILAGEITDMVLLDVTPLTLGIETLGGVRTELIERNTTIPTKKSQIFTTAADLQTSVTVHVLQGERPMAADNVSLGQFNLVGIAPAPRGIPQIEVTFDIDSSGILNVSAKDIGTGKEQKMTITASTKLSETDVNKMVNEAEQYEEEDRRRKEEVEVRNIADSLIYTGEKTLAELSGKLNTEMTDKVNAAITALKAALEGKDTGAIKSETERLRTALSEAGSAIYQQSAQQQAQAEGPQAGYAGGGEQTGGAGQKGGEDVVDADFEVHDEK, encoded by the coding sequence ATGGGTAAAGAAAAGATAATCGGGATAGACCTGGGAACATCCAACAGCGAGGCGGCAGTGATGCTGGGCGGCAAACCCACCATCATCCCTTCGGCAGAGGGGGCAACCGTCGCCGGAAAGATGTTTCCCTCCTATATCGCGTTCACGGCGGACGACCAGCTGCTTGTGGGGGAGCCGGCACGCAGGCAGGCGGTGAGCAACCCTGAGGGGACGGTCACCGCAGCAAAGCGGCAGATTGGCACCAGCCACATCTACCACATTCACAACAAGGACTACACGCCCCAGCAGATCTCAGGGTTCCTCTTAAAAAAGATCAAACGGGATGCAGAGGCATTTCTGGGAGAGACCGTGACCAAAGCGGTCATCACGGTCCCTGCCTATTTCAACGACAACCAAAGGACCGCGACGAAGGATGCCGGAAAAATTGCCGGTCTCGATGTCGTCAGGCTGGTAAACGAACCCACCGCCGCTTCGATGGCATACGGGCTTGACCGCGGTGGTGAGTATAAAATTCTCGTCTTTGATCTGGGCGGCGGGACGCTTGATGTGACGATCATGGAGTTCGGCGGGGGCACATTCACCGTGCTTGCCACCTCCGGCGACACCCATCTCGGCGGCACTGACATGGACAATGCCGTGTATGAATGGATTGCCTCTGAGTTCAAGAGACTTGAAGGGGTTGACATCAGAAACGACAAAATGGCCATCAACCGGGTGAAAGAGGCCGCTGAGAAGGCAAAAATAGAACTCTCGACCGTGCTTGAAACAGAAATAAATCTCCCGTATGTCTCCGCTACGCAGGAAGGGCCCAAACACCTCTCGATGAAACTCTCACGCTCAAAACTTGAACAGCTGATTGAACCAACCATCAAGCGCTGCATCCACCCGTTTGAACAGGCATTAAAGGACGCCAAACTGACAAAGGACGACATCCAGAAGGTCATTCTTGTCGGCGGACCGACGAGGATGCCGGTTGTACAGAAATTTATCGAGGACCATATCGGAAGAAAAGCGGAACGCGGGATTGATCCGATGGAATGTGTTGCCATCGGGGCAGCCATTCAGGGGGCGATTCTCGCCGGTGAAATAACTGACATGGTGCTTCTGGATGTCACACCCCTGACACTCGGCATTGAGACGCTGGGGGGCGTTCGGACCGAACTGATTGAGAGAAACACCACCATCCCCACCAAAAAGAGCCAGATATTCACCACGGCAGCAGACCTCCAGACATCTGTTACAGTACATGTACTTCAGGGTGAACGGCCCATGGCCGCCGACAATGTAAGCCTTGGGCAGTTCAACCTCGTGGGCATCGCCCCCGCACCACGGGGTATCCCCCAGATTGAGGTCACGTTTGATATCGACTCATCCGGCATCCTCAATGTCTCTGCAAAGGATATCGGCACCGGCAAAGAGCAGAAGATGACGATCACCGCCTCGACAAAACTCTCGGAGACCGATGTCAACAAGATGGTGAATGAGGCGGAACAGTATGAAGAGGAGGACCGCAGACGAAAAGAGGAGGTCGAGGTCCGCAACATCGCCGATTCGCTCATCTACACCGGAGAAAAGACACTTGCAGAGCTCTCAGGCAAATTAAACACCGAAATGACCGATAAGGTGAACGCTGCGATTACGGCTCTGAAGGCGGCGCTCGAAGGGAAGGATACCGGTGCAATCAAATCGGAAACCGAACGTCTCCGCACAGCCCTGAGTGAGGCAGGCTCCGCCATATACCAGCAGTCCGCTCAGCAGCAGGCGCAGGCGGAAGGGCCGCAGGCAGGATATGCAGGCGGCGGAGAACAGACAGGAGGGGCTGGCCAAAAAGGCGGTGAAGATGTCGTTGATGCCGATTTCGAGGTTCATGACGAGAAATAA
- a CDS encoding nucleotide exchange factor GrpE has translation MAADHGGPGKTKPAEEIEQLKKKLSEQTILAEERLERLKYLQAEFDNFRKWSEKEKGSVIARANENLIKDLLVILDDFEQSLPSLEDEKNREGVRMVYQKMVKILSDYGLEPIECIGKKSDPLLHEVICRKQCTDESGTIVEEIGKGYSLKSKVIRPSKVMVAENVSKGKGEKNG, from the coding sequence ATGGCCGCAGATCATGGGGGACCGGGAAAAACCAAACCGGCCGAAGAGATTGAACAGCTGAAAAAAAAGCTTTCCGAGCAGACGATTCTCGCCGAGGAGAGACTAGAGCGGCTGAAATATCTCCAGGCCGAGTTTGACAATTTCCGGAAATGGTCTGAAAAAGAGAAAGGGTCAGTCATTGCCCGTGCAAACGAGAACCTGATAAAAGACCTCCTTGTCATCCTTGACGATTTTGAACAGTCGCTGCCGTCACTTGAGGATGAGAAAAACCGGGAGGGAGTCAGGATGGTATACCAGAAGATGGTCAAAATACTGTCAGATTACGGGTTGGAACCCATTGAGTGCATTGGGAAAAAATCGGATCCGCTTCTCCACGAGGTCATCTGCAGGAAGCAATGCACCGACGAATCCGGCACCATTGTCGAAGAGATCGGCAAAGGATACTCCCTGAAATCGAAGGTCATCCGGCCGTCGAAGGTCATGGTTGCAGAGAACGTTTCGAAAGGAAAAGGTGAGAAAAATGGGTAA
- a CDS encoding DUF4367 domain-containing protein: MKGRNGWQAWCCCACLILVLAAGCLNDGADTPAGNTSESAIAIALADPEVQENIPADTGAYEIVHVGPGRFESTGPEGAISWIGTEVTFHVTNQSSVYHVFVDIPDRTVVSRYWQYIKEPMPCMQTGPPEEYTTLEAAAAAPGPGCRLAAPYYVPEGYGFSSVQVFGEPCPRRHIYYTAADDRLLLVQTGAGDPPWAFAISMPKYTTIMVNDAEAKVVQGTGETQISWTTADNTSYWLWGNLEPEELQRVARSVAPFGGPATPTPTPSAAPGDLITPGVSHFGTPVIFCPDTITVKAGTENTGQIVAESREKG; this comes from the coding sequence ATGAAAGGGAGGAACGGATGGCAGGCATGGTGTTGCTGCGCCTGTCTCATTCTGGTGCTCGCCGCCGGGTGTCTGAATGACGGGGCGGACACCCCGGCGGGGAATACATCGGAATCGGCCATTGCCATTGCTCTTGCCGACCCGGAGGTGCAGGAGAATATCCCGGCCGACACCGGGGCGTATGAGATTGTGCATGTGGGACCCGGTCGATTTGAATCAACCGGGCCGGAGGGAGCCATCTCATGGATTGGCACCGAGGTCACATTCCACGTCACCAACCAGTCGTCCGTCTACCATGTATTCGTTGACATACCAGACAGGACCGTTGTCAGCAGGTACTGGCAGTACATCAAAGAACCGATGCCCTGCATGCAGACCGGCCCGCCGGAAGAATATACAACGCTGGAGGCGGCAGCAGCGGCGCCCGGCCCCGGATGCAGACTTGCGGCTCCCTACTATGTGCCTGAAGGCTACGGGTTTTCCAGCGTTCAGGTCTTTGGCGAGCCCTGCCCCCGGCGTCACATATACTATACCGCCGCAGACGACCGGCTGCTTCTGGTGCAGACCGGTGCAGGTGACCCGCCATGGGCCTTTGCCATCTCCATGCCAAAGTACACCACAATAATGGTGAACGACGCAGAGGCGAAGGTCGTGCAGGGAACTGGTGAGACGCAGATCTCATGGACCACAGCAGATAACACATCATACTGGCTGTGGGGGAACCTCGAACCCGAAGAACTGCAGAGGGTCGCCCGGTCGGTGGCCCCCTTCGGCGGCCCGGCAACGCCAACCCCGACCCCGTCCGCCGCACCGGGGGATCTCATCACCCCCGGTGTATCCCACTTCGGCACCCCGGTCATCTTCTGTCCGGACACCATCACCGTGAAGGCGGGAACAGAAAACACCGGCCAGATTGTCGCTGAATCACGGGAAAAGGGCTAA